From Spirosoma aerolatum, one genomic window encodes:
- a CDS encoding UTP--glucose-1-phosphate uridylyltransferase gives MNIFIETITSTDPAIRNRSFFDLSRNLSAPGLLKALRELDAFRKSTPNLYDKVRAILFLYAGFRFFLMETNEIPAIGKIPYAGFDDLLSRRFEQAIATFLQELDKQGPNATLLSALADSYHQLSFQTLADQVRKSVRSSKGNQWMFRVGHQAEHPIRIHPRLLQRPDNSLFYPILHEQTSVRMDLTHSGWSDIFFLGMDYPEGARVINISIDLGVFGRDKDIRPPLNCYVRVIPEPVLRLTSVDLNTTKDVHDLDDLFNFGNDYLSLVKAGVIASGLIPPSFEGTNQSLADILARIVAPGMGIELVTKVNDIPKGSRFAVSTNLLGSIISLLMRATCQTQRLEGGLQESERRLVASRAILGEWIGGSGGGWQDSGGVWPGIKAIQGTFAQEGDPESGISRGTLLPRHRVLQGEEIHPDIQEKIMHSLVLMHGGMASNVGPILEMVTEKYLLRGANEWNARQQTNQIFDNILSAIKEGDIKKLGQNTARNWEYPIKTIIPWASTYFTEQIIAKAKKQIGDDYYGFLMLGGMSGGGMGMFVNPAHYEDYKVQVLEMLRKTKNELSDSLPFAMEPVVYNWSINNKGTWANLLEGNQAMMPEQYYGIQVSELVRKDPKSIPYVRRAEIDYFTTYCDQNNLAYPLLRTIVSNLFKVSDPTSQGNRSVENEKADQIKKENGFDFIQHNEIREELQKGRIGLSRNRLSAETTIDDVLPGDLVPLESITSAIQTGEAAIRAGKVGIMGLAAGVGSRWTKGAGVIKAINPFVEIDGVHRSFLEIHLAKTRKVSERYNAPIPYIVATSYLTHEPIRKKLTQTGNFGYQGPTYLSPGRSIGQRFVPMERDLRFLWEDMPQETLDENKQKVRDAVRQSMIAWAKSKGEGSDYVDNIAAQRFSPLGHWYEVSNLLRNGVLAKLLAEQPQVETIMLHNIDTLGADVNPAALGYHLESGNTLTFEVVPRRIEDRGGGLARVNGQLRLLEGLAQPREEDELNLSYYNTNTTWIQVDPLLQLFGLTRADLQTSDDAQLAKAVRSVAHRMPTYVTIKDVKYRWGHGQEDIYPVAQIEKLWSDMSALSDVKCGYIDVPRYRGQQMKDPAQLDSWVTDGSKDHVASLCTFEPAEVQ, from the coding sequence ATGAATATATTTATAGAAACCATTACGTCTACAGATCCTGCTATTCGTAATCGATCCTTTTTTGACCTCAGCCGAAATTTATCTGCCCCTGGTTTACTAAAGGCGCTGCGCGAACTGGATGCCTTCCGAAAGTCGACTCCGAACCTGTACGATAAAGTTAGAGCCATTCTTTTCCTGTATGCGGGTTTTCGTTTCTTCCTGATGGAAACCAACGAAATTCCGGCCATTGGAAAAATCCCCTACGCTGGTTTCGACGATTTGCTGTCGCGTCGGTTTGAACAGGCTATTGCTACATTTTTGCAGGAACTGGACAAGCAAGGCCCCAACGCTACTCTACTTAGTGCGCTGGCCGACAGCTATCATCAATTGTCGTTTCAGACGCTGGCCGATCAGGTTCGCAAAAGCGTCCGTTCCAGTAAAGGCAACCAGTGGATGTTTCGGGTAGGTCATCAGGCTGAGCATCCGATTCGTATTCATCCGCGTCTGCTCCAACGCCCGGATAACTCCCTCTTCTACCCTATTCTGCACGAGCAAACCTCCGTTCGGATGGACTTAACCCATAGCGGTTGGTCAGACATTTTCTTTCTGGGTATGGACTATCCCGAAGGAGCCCGCGTCATCAATATTTCCATCGACTTAGGTGTATTCGGTCGTGATAAAGACATTCGCCCACCGCTGAACTGCTATGTCCGGGTCATTCCTGAACCCGTTCTTCGCCTGACTAGTGTCGATTTGAACACAACCAAAGACGTTCACGACCTCGACGATCTGTTCAACTTCGGGAATGACTACCTGAGTCTGGTTAAAGCGGGCGTTATTGCTTCGGGGCTGATTCCACCTTCGTTCGAAGGGACGAATCAATCGCTGGCCGACATTCTGGCCCGGATTGTGGCGCCGGGCATGGGCATTGAACTGGTCACGAAAGTCAACGATATTCCGAAAGGTTCGCGGTTTGCGGTATCGACCAACCTGTTGGGCTCCATTATCAGCCTGCTGATGCGGGCTACCTGCCAAACCCAACGGCTGGAAGGTGGCTTGCAGGAAAGTGAGCGTCGGTTGGTAGCCTCCCGGGCTATTCTGGGCGAATGGATTGGCGGTTCGGGCGGTGGCTGGCAGGATTCGGGTGGCGTTTGGCCGGGCATCAAAGCCATTCAGGGTACGTTTGCGCAGGAAGGTGACCCCGAATCTGGTATCAGCCGGGGAACGTTATTACCCCGTCACCGGGTATTACAGGGCGAAGAAATCCATCCCGACATTCAGGAGAAAATCATGCACTCGCTGGTACTGATGCATGGCGGCATGGCCTCCAACGTTGGGCCTATTCTGGAGATGGTCACCGAAAAATACCTGCTTCGGGGCGCTAACGAATGGAATGCCCGCCAGCAGACAAACCAGATTTTCGATAACATCCTGAGTGCCATTAAAGAAGGCGACATTAAGAAACTGGGCCAAAATACCGCCCGCAACTGGGAATACCCGATCAAAACCATTATTCCCTGGGCCTCCACGTATTTCACGGAACAGATCATTGCCAAAGCAAAGAAGCAAATCGGCGACGATTATTATGGGTTTCTGATGCTGGGCGGTATGTCGGGGGGCGGCATGGGTATGTTCGTCAACCCAGCTCATTACGAAGACTACAAAGTACAGGTGCTGGAGATGCTTCGGAAAACAAAAAACGAGCTTTCCGACTCGCTGCCCTTTGCCATGGAGCCGGTCGTGTACAACTGGAGTATTAACAACAAAGGCACCTGGGCTAACCTTCTGGAAGGGAATCAGGCCATGATGCCCGAACAATACTACGGTATTCAGGTATCGGAACTGGTCCGGAAAGATCCAAAGTCAATCCCTTACGTTCGACGGGCCGAAATCGATTACTTTACAACTTACTGCGATCAGAATAATCTGGCATACCCCCTGTTACGAACCATCGTCAGCAACTTGTTTAAAGTATCGGACCCAACTTCACAGGGCAACCGAAGCGTCGAAAACGAGAAAGCAGACCAGATCAAAAAAGAAAACGGGTTCGACTTCATTCAGCATAACGAAATCCGGGAAGAACTGCAAAAAGGACGCATTGGATTATCGCGTAACCGGCTATCGGCCGAAACCACGATTGATGACGTACTGCCGGGTGACCTTGTCCCGCTTGAATCAATAACGTCGGCCATCCAGACGGGCGAAGCAGCCATACGAGCAGGTAAAGTGGGCATTATGGGGCTGGCGGCTGGCGTCGGTAGTCGTTGGACCAAAGGGGCCGGGGTTATCAAGGCTATCAACCCATTCGTAGAAATTGACGGAGTTCATCGGAGTTTTCTGGAAATTCATCTGGCTAAAACCCGCAAAGTTTCCGAACGATACAACGCCCCTATTCCCTACATCGTAGCAACGAGTTACTTAACCCACGAACCCATCCGAAAAAAACTGACACAAACGGGTAATTTCGGGTATCAGGGCCCCACTTATCTGTCGCCGGGCCGTTCGATTGGACAACGTTTTGTACCGATGGAGCGCGATTTACGGTTTTTGTGGGAAGATATGCCCCAGGAAACACTGGACGAGAACAAACAGAAAGTTCGGGATGCGGTGCGTCAATCGATGATTGCCTGGGCCAAATCGAAAGGAGAAGGCAGCGATTATGTCGATAATATTGCCGCGCAACGATTTTCGCCCCTGGGCCACTGGTATGAAGTCTCGAACCTGTTACGCAATGGGGTGCTGGCAAAGCTACTAGCGGAACAACCGCAGGTTGAAACGATCATGCTGCATAACATCGATACCCTCGGTGCCGATGTCAATCCAGCGGCTTTAGGTTATCACCTTGAATCGGGAAATACGCTTACGTTTGAAGTCGTACCCCGTCGTATCGAAGACCGAGGGGGTGGACTCGCCCGAGTCAATGGTCAGCTTCGGTTGCTGGAAGGGCTGGCCCAGCCCCGCGAAGAGGATGAGTTGAATCTGAGCTATTATAACACCAATACCACCTGGATTCAGGTCGATCCATTGCTCCAGCTATTTGGCCTTACCCGCGCCGATCTGCAAACCAGCGATGACGCCCAACTGGCCAAAGCCGTACGAAGTGTAGCCCATCGCATGCCAACCTACGTGACCATCAAAGATGTAAAATACCGCTGGGGACATGGTCAGGAAGATATATATCCGGTAGCGCAAATTGAAAAGCTCTGGAGCGATATGTCGGCCCTGTCCGATGTAAAGTGCGGGTATATTGACGTACCTCGCTATCGTGGTCAGCAGATGAAAGACCCTGCTCAGTTAGACTCCTGGGTAACCGATGGTAGCAAAGATCATGTAGCTTCGCTCTGTACGTTTGAACCGGCCGAAGTTCAATAA
- a CDS encoding DmpA family aminopeptidase, with protein MKITLTYLLVGLTLLSLAQAQTAPRARDLGIPLDGTPGRYNAITDVKGVEVGMVTLISGNGKLDVGKGPVRTGVTAILPRGKTCDPVFANWHTLNGNGEMTGTTWITESGFLETPILITNTHSVGIVRDAAVAWEAQNKFYKDLGSDIWFSYPLVAETYDGMLNDINGFHVKKEHVMTALDGAKSGPVAEGAVGGGTGMVCLGFKGGTGTSSRVVNGYTVGVLVQANFGSRAQLTIAGVPVGRALLDTLAWQLNGEQIYGKPKAKQSDERGSIIAIVATDAPLLPHQLKRIAQRVSLGIGKMGGVGGNSSGDIFLAFSTANSGVFDRKARTKSVEMLTNDQIDPLFTATAQATEEAILNALVAAKDMRGINDNFIPALPHETIRKVLKQYNRLNKN; from the coding sequence ATGAAAATCACTCTGACTTATCTACTGGTAGGTTTAACGTTGTTGTCACTAGCCCAGGCACAGACGGCTCCTCGTGCCCGTGATCTCGGTATCCCACTCGATGGAACACCAGGGCGATACAATGCCATCACCGATGTGAAAGGCGTTGAAGTAGGTATGGTCACGCTTATTTCGGGCAATGGCAAACTGGATGTAGGAAAAGGGCCTGTTCGTACGGGGGTTACGGCTATTTTACCACGGGGTAAAACCTGCGATCCTGTCTTTGCAAACTGGCACACGCTCAATGGAAATGGCGAAATGACCGGTACAACCTGGATAACCGAATCCGGCTTTCTGGAAACGCCGATTCTGATTACCAACACGCATAGCGTGGGCATAGTCCGCGATGCGGCTGTAGCCTGGGAAGCCCAAAACAAGTTCTACAAAGATTTGGGCAGCGACATCTGGTTTTCGTACCCGCTCGTTGCCGAAACATACGATGGCATGCTGAATGACATCAATGGCTTTCATGTTAAGAAAGAGCATGTGATGACTGCTCTCGACGGGGCTAAAAGTGGTCCCGTGGCAGAAGGGGCCGTTGGCGGTGGAACGGGTATGGTTTGTCTGGGCTTTAAAGGAGGGACGGGTACATCATCGAGGGTAGTTAATGGGTATACCGTTGGCGTATTGGTTCAGGCTAATTTCGGGAGTCGGGCGCAGTTGACTATTGCGGGTGTACCTGTGGGACGGGCGTTGCTCGATACCCTGGCCTGGCAACTCAACGGCGAACAAATTTATGGGAAGCCCAAAGCAAAACAATCCGACGAGCGGGGTTCGATCATTGCCATTGTGGCAACCGACGCTCCTCTACTACCACACCAGTTAAAGCGTATTGCCCAACGGGTTTCGCTGGGTATTGGTAAAATGGGTGGTGTAGGTGGCAATAGTTCGGGCGATATTTTCCTGGCCTTTTCGACGGCAAACTCCGGCGTGTTTGACCGCAAAGCCAGGACAAAGTCGGTGGAGATGCTGACGAACGATCAAATTGACCCCTTGTTTACGGCCACTGCCCAGGCTACCGAAGAAGCGATCCTGAACGCGCTGGTAGCGGCCAAAGACATGAGAGGCATCAACGACAACTTCATTCCAGCGTTACCCCACGAAACGATCCGCAAGGTCTTAAAGCAATATAACCGTTTGAATAAGAATTGA
- the glmS gene encoding glutamine--fructose-6-phosphate transaminase (isomerizing), with the protein MCGIVAYVGHREACPLVIKGLKRLEYRGYDSAGVALMNGHALKIYKKKGKVVALEQELDGKETQATIGMGHTRWATHGEPNDVNAHPHYSFHRKLAIIHNGIIENYAAIKQALLKKGHTFTSETDTEVLGQFIEDIWENNGGSLEEAVRLALQEVVGAYAIVIMSEADPTQLIAARKGSPLVIGVGENEFFLASDATPIVEYTKDVIYLNDYEIAVIKNGALKVVTLDNTTTTPYVHKVELELEAIEKGGFDHFMLKEIFEQPRSIADSMRGRVQADAGTLQLGGLRDYLDKLAKSKRIVIVGCGTSWHAGLVAEYIFEELARIPVEVEYASEFRYRNPIIKEGDIVIAISQSGETADTLAAIELAKSKGATIFGVCNVVGSSIARATDAGAYTHAGPEIGVASTKAFTAQVTVLTLMALAAAKRKGTISDSLFRQLLAEMESIPAKVEKVLQAADKIKEIAYIFTYARNFIYLGRGLNFPVALEGALKLKEISYIHAEGYPAAEMKHGPIALIDEDMPVVVIATKDSSYEKVVSNIQEVKARKGRVIAITTEGDTHLPSMVDFTIEIPKVHEVLMPLVSVVPLQLLAYDIAVMRGRNVDQPRNLAKSVTVE; encoded by the coding sequence ATGTGTGGAATTGTAGCATATGTTGGGCACCGGGAAGCGTGTCCACTTGTCATAAAAGGCTTGAAGCGCCTGGAGTATCGGGGTTACGATAGCGCCGGTGTTGCTCTGATGAACGGGCACGCACTAAAGATCTATAAGAAAAAGGGCAAAGTTGTTGCCCTGGAACAGGAGCTGGATGGTAAAGAAACACAGGCAACCATTGGCATGGGCCATACGCGCTGGGCCACTCACGGAGAACCTAACGATGTCAATGCGCACCCGCATTATTCCTTTCATCGAAAGCTGGCAATTATTCACAATGGAATTATTGAAAACTACGCGGCCATTAAGCAGGCGCTGCTCAAAAAAGGGCACACCTTCACCAGCGAAACCGATACGGAAGTATTAGGGCAGTTTATCGAGGACATTTGGGAAAACAACGGCGGTAGCCTGGAAGAGGCCGTTCGGTTGGCGTTGCAGGAAGTTGTAGGGGCGTATGCGATTGTGATTATGAGCGAAGCCGATCCGACCCAGTTGATTGCGGCTCGGAAAGGATCGCCCCTGGTTATTGGCGTTGGCGAAAATGAGTTCTTTCTGGCATCGGATGCCACCCCGATTGTGGAGTATACCAAAGACGTAATCTACCTGAATGATTACGAAATCGCTGTCATCAAAAACGGTGCACTGAAAGTTGTCACACTCGATAATACGACCACTACACCTTATGTCCATAAGGTAGAGCTGGAACTCGAAGCCATCGAAAAAGGTGGTTTCGATCATTTCATGCTTAAAGAGATTTTCGAACAACCCCGTTCCATTGCCGACTCCATGCGCGGACGCGTACAGGCTGATGCCGGAACCCTGCAACTGGGTGGTTTGCGTGATTATCTGGATAAACTGGCGAAGTCGAAACGGATTGTGATCGTTGGTTGTGGTACGTCGTGGCACGCTGGTCTGGTGGCGGAGTATATTTTTGAAGAACTAGCCCGAATTCCGGTAGAAGTAGAATATGCGTCGGAGTTTCGGTATCGAAATCCGATCATTAAAGAGGGTGATATTGTGATTGCTATTTCTCAATCGGGAGAAACGGCTGATACATTGGCCGCTATCGAGCTGGCGAAATCGAAAGGGGCCACGATTTTTGGTGTTTGCAACGTGGTGGGCTCTTCCATCGCACGGGCAACGGATGCGGGAGCCTATACCCACGCAGGTCCCGAAATAGGCGTCGCTAGTACCAAAGCGTTTACAGCGCAGGTAACGGTCCTGACGTTGATGGCATTAGCAGCAGCAAAACGGAAAGGCACTATTTCGGACTCGCTCTTCCGGCAATTGCTGGCCGAAATGGAAAGCATTCCGGCTAAGGTGGAGAAAGTGTTGCAGGCCGCCGACAAAATCAAGGAGATCGCTTACATTTTCACCTACGCCCGCAATTTCATCTACCTGGGTCGTGGTTTAAACTTCCCTGTTGCGCTGGAAGGAGCCCTGAAACTGAAAGAAATCAGTTACATCCATGCCGAAGGTTATCCGGCTGCTGAAATGAAGCACGGACCTATTGCACTCATCGACGAAGATATGCCAGTGGTTGTGATTGCGACCAAAGATTCGTCGTACGAGAAAGTGGTCTCGAATATTCAGGAAGTCAAAGCAAGGAAAGGACGCGTGATCGCAATCACGACGGAGGGCGATACGCATCTGCCGAGTATGGTCGATTTTACCATTGAGATCCCGAAAGTTCATGAAGTTCTGATGCCTTTAGTGTCGGTAGTGCCCCTTCAATTGCTGGCTTACGACATCGCTGTTATGCGTGGCCGCAACGTTGACCAGCCACGAAACCTGGCCAAATCAGTAACGGTGGAGTAA
- a CDS encoding glycogen/starch synthase → MSKLRILYVASEINPFLKTSEVADFVRKLPQAMQERGMEIRILVPRFGLINERKNRLHEVVRLSGINIAVGDDEKPLIIKVASIPTAKLQVYFIDNEDYFQRKYVFHDKENRFYDDNDERAIFFCKGVLETVKKLGWAPDIVHCNDWMTALIPLYLKTTYKNDPMFKDTKSVFTVYNNSFEHRFEGDIIEKARMMDIDDEMLAELKTADFQGFIRIGCAYADAVVRADEESSESLNAILNDMPEHKFDLAEAEDLTDRYYNLYTQLAG, encoded by the coding sequence ATGAGCAAATTACGCATCCTTTATGTCGCTAGTGAAATCAATCCTTTCTTAAAAACTTCTGAGGTTGCCGACTTTGTTCGCAAACTGCCACAAGCCATGCAGGAGCGGGGGATGGAAATCAGAATTCTGGTGCCCCGGTTTGGATTGATCAACGAGCGGAAAAACAGGCTGCACGAGGTAGTTCGGTTGTCAGGTATTAACATTGCGGTTGGTGACGACGAAAAGCCCCTGATTATCAAGGTGGCATCGATCCCAACGGCTAAGCTTCAGGTTTACTTTATCGATAACGAAGATTATTTCCAGCGGAAATATGTTTTTCACGACAAAGAAAACCGATTCTATGATGATAACGACGAACGGGCGATTTTCTTCTGCAAAGGGGTCCTGGAAACTGTAAAAAAATTGGGATGGGCACCTGACATCGTTCACTGCAACGACTGGATGACAGCCCTGATTCCACTGTATCTGAAAACGACCTACAAAAACGACCCGATGTTTAAAGACACAAAGTCAGTTTTTACCGTCTACAACAATTCGTTTGAGCATCGGTTCGAGGGCGATATTATCGAAAAAGCCCGTATGATGGACATTGATGATGAAATGCTGGCCGAGCTGAAAACGGCCGATTTTCAAGGGTTTATTCGGATTGGCTGTGCCTATGCCGACGCCGTAGTTCGGGCCGATGAAGAGTCGAGCGAAAGCCTGAACGCCATTCTGAACGATATGCCAGAACATAAATTCGATCTGGCTGAAGCCGAAGATCTGACCGATCGTTATTACAACCTGTATACTCAACTGGCTGGTTAA
- the panC gene encoding pantoate--beta-alanine ligase, translating to MKRFEKADTIRQYLHTFRTESTIGFVPTMGALHEGHMALIETARRENDVVVSSIFVNPVQFNNPDDLARYPRTLEEDCQKLEAAGCDAVFAPSVDEMYPNSPTLHLNFGSLETVMEGAFRPGHFNGVGIVVAKLFNIVQPDRAYFGQKDLQQVGVIRQLIRDLSFPVELIRCPIVRETDGLAMSSRNRNLTAAERDQAPAMFEALTRAHDALIDEQSVAQTKEMITDFFNKKPDFRLEYVEIVNANSLQPTDYVLAPGQTAICLAAHLGKVRLIDNLVF from the coding sequence ATGAAACGTTTTGAAAAAGCCGATACGATTCGTCAATACCTGCATACATTCCGTACCGAAAGCACCATTGGTTTTGTTCCAACTATGGGGGCACTTCACGAAGGACATATGGCATTGATCGAAACGGCCCGTCGGGAGAATGACGTCGTTGTGAGCAGTATTTTTGTCAATCCGGTACAATTTAATAATCCTGACGACCTCGCCCGTTATCCTCGAACACTCGAAGAAGATTGTCAGAAACTCGAAGCGGCTGGCTGTGATGCCGTATTTGCGCCCTCCGTTGACGAAATGTACCCTAATTCGCCAACTCTACATCTGAATTTTGGCTCGCTGGAAACAGTTATGGAAGGCGCTTTCCGGCCTGGACATTTTAATGGGGTCGGTATTGTAGTTGCCAAACTGTTCAACATTGTTCAGCCCGACCGCGCTTACTTTGGTCAGAAAGATCTGCAGCAGGTAGGCGTTATTCGACAACTCATCCGCGATTTAAGTTTTCCCGTTGAGTTGATCCGTTGCCCTATCGTACGCGAAACGGACGGGTTGGCTATGTCGTCGCGAAACCGTAATCTTACTGCTGCCGAACGTGACCAAGCCCCAGCCATGTTTGAGGCTCTGACACGCGCTCATGACGCTCTGATCGACGAGCAAAGCGTTGCTCAGACCAAAGAAATGATTACCGATTTTTTCAATAAAAAGCCCGATTTTCGGCTAGAATACGTCGAGATTGTGAATGCTAATTCGCTTCAGCCAACCGACTACGTACTGGCACCGGGCCAAACAGCTATTTGTTTGGCTGCTCATCTGGGCAAAGTCCGGTTAATTGATAACCTGGTATTTTAA
- a CDS encoding M15 family metallopeptidase: protein MRKIVFYIISLSFVRSFALFPVLAQPVEAAMIKQGLVDVQSVDPTILVELKYSTTDNFVGKDVYGELTRAYMQPMAARKLALASQYLQAHHPTLRLLVYDAARPRSAQWNLWNALPDLSERERRKYVADPREGSIHNYGCAVDLTVATADGKPLDMGTKYDFFGELAYPSREASLLKAGKLTQKQIDNRLILRTAMRQGGFTPIEYEWWHFNALSREKAKMAFRIVD, encoded by the coding sequence ATGAGGAAAATCGTCTTCTACATCATCTCGCTTTCATTCGTTCGCTCGTTCGCTCTTTTTCCGGTTCTTGCTCAACCCGTCGAAGCGGCCATGATTAAACAGGGGCTGGTGGATGTTCAGTCGGTTGATCCAACGATTCTGGTCGAACTCAAATATTCAACGACGGATAACTTTGTCGGAAAGGATGTGTATGGCGAACTCACACGGGCATATATGCAACCGATGGCAGCCCGTAAACTGGCATTGGCCAGCCAATATTTGCAGGCGCATCACCCTACCCTTCGGTTGCTGGTGTATGATGCCGCCCGACCCCGTTCGGCCCAATGGAATTTATGGAACGCGCTGCCGGATTTGTCGGAACGCGAACGACGAAAATACGTTGCTGACCCCCGTGAAGGTTCAATTCATAATTACGGTTGTGCAGTTGATTTGACAGTAGCTACCGCAGATGGGAAACCACTGGATATGGGTACCAAATATGATTTTTTCGGTGAACTAGCTTACCCTTCCCGTGAAGCTAGTTTGTTAAAAGCCGGAAAACTGACGCAAAAGCAGATCGACAATCGACTAATTCTCCGTACGGCTATGCGTCAGGGCGGTTTCACGCCTATTGAGTACGAGTGGTGGCATTTCAACGCCCTTTCTCGTGAAAAGGCAAAAATGGCATTTCGTATTGTGGATTGA
- a CDS encoding nucleoside recognition domain-containing protein, whose translation MALNYIWVAFFVIAFLVALAKLIFLGDTEIFKIVVEGLFDSSKVAVMDIALPLAGVMTFFLGLLNIGEKAGAINFMARIIGPFFHKLFPEVPKDHPANGQMIMNFSANMIGLDNAATPFGLKAMASLQELNPNKDTASNAQIMFLVLHTSGLQIIPLSIMAQRAILGAKDPSDVFIPCVIGTYVTTVVALIAVAIKQRINLLNTTVLGWLGGITALIGLALWALAGRPKEEIETISKVFGNLVLLTIIVAFLLGALWRKVPIFETFIEGAKGGFETTVKIIPYLVGMLVAIGAFRNAGAMDYLVGGLKYLFSLTGLNTDFTDALPVALMKPLSGAGARALMIDAMKQFGPDSFVGRLVCIFQGSADTTFYIVALYFGSVGIRNSRHAIPYGLFADFVGVIAGIALGYFFFH comes from the coding sequence ATGGCTCTTAATTACATTTGGGTTGCCTTCTTTGTCATTGCTTTTCTGGTAGCGTTGGCCAAACTCATTTTTCTGGGTGATACTGAAATCTTCAAAATCGTTGTTGAGGGACTGTTCGATTCATCCAAAGTAGCCGTTATGGATATTGCGCTTCCACTGGCAGGCGTTATGACGTTTTTCCTGGGGTTGCTTAACATTGGCGAGAAAGCAGGGGCTATCAACTTTATGGCACGAATTATCGGCCCATTTTTTCATAAACTCTTCCCTGAAGTTCCCAAAGATCATCCGGCCAATGGGCAAATGATTATGAACTTTTCGGCCAATATGATTGGGTTGGACAATGCGGCCACTCCCTTTGGTCTAAAAGCCATGGCCAGCTTACAGGAACTTAACCCCAACAAAGACACGGCTTCCAATGCGCAGATCATGTTTCTGGTGCTGCATACCTCAGGCCTACAGATTATTCCGCTGAGTATTATGGCGCAACGAGCTATCCTGGGAGCCAAAGACCCGTCGGATGTTTTCATCCCCTGCGTGATCGGAACCTATGTAACAACCGTAGTAGCACTAATAGCAGTGGCCATCAAGCAGCGCATCAACCTGCTCAATACCACCGTACTGGGTTGGCTAGGTGGTATTACCGCATTGATCGGCTTAGCTTTATGGGCACTGGCAGGCCGCCCCAAAGAGGAAATTGAAACTATTTCGAAAGTATTTGGCAATCTGGTTCTGTTGACTATTATCGTGGCTTTTCTGCTAGGCGCCCTCTGGCGAAAAGTCCCCATTTTTGAGACGTTTATTGAAGGCGCCAAAGGCGGATTTGAGACCACCGTAAAGATTATTCCTTATCTGGTAGGTATGCTGGTGGCTATTGGTGCCTTCCGAAATGCAGGTGCTATGGACTACCTCGTTGGCGGACTGAAGTATCTGTTTTCGCTTACAGGCCTGAATACCGACTTTACAGATGCGCTGCCCGTTGCGTTGATGAAACCTCTGAGTGGGGCTGGTGCCCGTGCGTTGATGATCGACGCCATGAAGCAATTCGGCCCCGATTCGTTTGTAGGCCGTCTGGTCTGCATTTTCCAGGGTTCGGCCGATACGACCTTTTACATCGTAGCCCTCTATTTTGGCTCGGTAGGCATTCGTAACTCGCGTCATGCGATTCCTTATGGCCTGTTTGCCGATTTTGTTGGCGTCATTGCGGGTATCGCCTTAGGATATTTCTTCTTCCACTAA